Genomic segment of Danio aesculapii chromosome 25, fDanAes4.1, whole genome shotgun sequence:
GATATTTGTTGTCATACACAAATTCATTCATTGTGCATCCATTTACAGTGATGAGtggaaaaactaataaaaaccagTTGTTGAAGTCTCACTCTTTGGCCTTAAGCTCGGGCAGATCCAGAAACCAGTGTTCATCACTGATGATCCGCTTCTCCTCCTCATCCAGCTGCTTCTTCACCTCCGCATCCAATCCTCTCTGCATGAACTACAGATGATGGACAGATGAGAAGATGGACGGACAGAAAAAGAGACAAGCAGATGGACAGAGACGGACACAAAAAGACAGACAGGAGTACGATGATCAGACAGATGAAAAACAGACGAAAAGATAGAAGGACACATGGAAAGATGGAGAGAGAGACAGGTGAAAAGATGGCCAGATAGACAACAAAAGAGATGGAGGTAGATAAAAATGATGGGCAGACCAAATGACAAGACAAAATACAGGGACAGATGGAGGAAAagatagatggacagaaagaaaaagagcgacacattaaaaaaaaatgatggaaAAAGATTTATTGACCGACCAAACGACAAGATAgacaagacagacagaaagacagaaataCATGCAGAAGGAGGCAGATAGATTGACGGACAGACAACAAGACAGAGGCAGATGGTAGGACAGACAAGTAACAAGTACACGGACAGACGGATGAAAATAACGGACATAAGGAAAGATGAACAGATTAATGGACATACAATATGGCAGATAGAATGACGGACAAACAGAGACAGCGATGAAAAGACAGACACGAACACAGAGAGACATACAGTTGTCAATCTGTCACGTGTTTTTGAGCGAGTGATCTAACTTACAgctttcatttcaaaacaaaaccGACCTCAAACATGAGCATTTTAGCACAATCTCAATGAGAAGTCTCAATCAATCAGAAGTTCATCAAATTCCTCCGACACTGGGAGAGTCGGCTAACATTTACCTTCATCCGCAGGAGATTTTTAGACAGCTTCGCTCCACCGTCGTTCGCCATTTCAGAGCAGAGCTAAAACTACACGTTTTAAGTGAACACAAAGAGATATAGCGAGTTTTCTGTGCGTTATCTCTTCCACACTGGCAGCATTTCTGCGTGTAGCACGAGCTGCTAAAATAAATACCAGTCCACATGAACTACACGCATGCGCTCTAGTGCAAGACTCGACGAGTCGCACAACACACATCGACTGACAAcaatatcatttttattattaattatgtttgaAGTATAATAgcacaataaaacatttaagttaatgttAGTCTGTATTATATGATATAGTTTACTTTAATTTGATTTGCTACAAATTTGTCGAATGTATCGACAATGTATTGCTTGCGTCTGACGTGGCGCATTAACCCTTTCTTGTGTGgttaaattacttaattaaacaCGTCTTTAATCACAGAAAGGAGTCATTACTGAGGTGAGTTTTTACTTTGCTGTGTACAAACTGCGTTTGTTACAGATTATTACTGGCAAATAACAACTGTATACAACTTAAAAGTtgctatttattttcttattgagGATTTTCGTAAATACAGACATTAGTTATAgcatttaagttattttattcatatttattgacGTGTAATTGCGTAACTAACAGTTCTTTCTACcacaatatagtaaaatatttggTCAATTTATGTTtgatattaaataattcaatatatatattataatatatattctaACCCTGCtgtaaaatccagcttaaaccagcctaggctggttggctggttttagctggttgaccagcctggttttagaggggttttgtccatttccagcttggtcttagctggtcaggctgggtgaggaccagctaaaaccagcttgaccagcctagccaagctgggagcccagccaaaaccagctatgtccagcttaaaccaggctggtcaggctggatttagctggtcattttccagcctgaccagctaagaccaagctggaaatggctggaaaccagcctggaaatggccaaaacccctctataaccaggctggtcaaccagctaaaaccagccaaccagcctaggctggtttaagctggatttttcagcagggaaggcACTTTTTAGCACATTTTTATCAATTTGGCTGAACTAAAGcactgttttatatttatttaacgtttttttttaattcaaatgtgtGGTTTAAAGTACTTTGCAATACAATTTAATTACCTTGAAACAAAAATGTGGTAATTATATGGTGTATACTGTATATCCAAGCGTCAtaattataactttttattttatgtttatagcTAACACTCAGTTGAGCACAATCAAACAATATTTCAAGGTACATTTGAATCTCAGTATGTGATGATtggggtagcacgatcgcctcacagcaagaaggtcgctagttcgaaccccggctgggtcagttggcatttctgtgtggagtttacatgttctgcccgtgttggcgtgggtttcctctgggtgctctggtttaccccacagtccaaacatgcaggaattgggtaatctaaattgtgAGTGTGAaagagcgtgtatgggtgtttcccagtgttgagttgcggctggaagggcatccgctgcataaaacatatgttggataagttggcggttcattccactgtggtgacccctgattaataaagggacatagTCGAAAACAAAATGAGGTAAAGGTAAAGTCGAGTTTCTTTCAGTGTTTCCTTTACATTAAGGCAAGAAATCAATAGCTCTCGAGGTCATAAGAATTAGGATTTGTGTACATTTTcataacaaaacaagcaaataaatggaGAGAAATTTGCCACAAATTTTGCAAAAACTCGCCACATAATCATTTTAGTCGCAAAAAATCATACAAACTCTTGCACCACCAGTTCTTTAAGCGACATCTGTGTCTCTTTCCAACACGGAGAGTCCTTAACTCTGGTCAGCTCGTCCTGTAGCTGAGCCACCGGCAACTCCAGACTGAATCCCAAATCAACCAGAGCCTCCAGCAGGGGCCCTTGATGCTTTCGCAGCTCATATCTCCTCACTGTGGGCAAAGCTTTTCTGCCAGTTTCAAAGGCAGCCTCGAAGTCCTCTAGATCCCTTTGGCAAACCAATATGGCGCACAATGTCGGTATCACTAGCGTAGCATCATGAGAAGAGAGTTTCTCCTGAAGCACCAACACCTTCTGCAGGCCCTCGAGGGCCCGGGTGAAGCGTCCACCCCTCAGGAGATCATATGCAGATTTTAGTTCCTGATGAGTGAAGAAGGATTGAAAGGCTTGTGATTTCCTGATAAATCGGAGGGAGTAGAGCTGGGTCAGGTAGTCCCTGAGAGCTACGCGACGCTCAGCGATGATCTCCTCGGAGAAGTTTCCGGACATCTTCTTTTTGGGAAACACAATGTCTTCAAGTTCCTCGCTGAAGTCGGACAGGAGCTCCTGATGGAGGTGGAGGAAGTCCGAGTAGCGGCGCTCGATAGCCACGCGCTCACAGTCGTAGCTGCCCGAGCGAATAACCACAACCTGGTACACCTGCAGGACACATGGAAAAAGACAGCATTTTTACCCAGACTTGAAGAAAATGCCCCTCccccaatagatagatagatagatagatagatagatagacagatagatagatagatagatagatagatagatagatagatagatagatagatagatggatagatggatggatggacggatagatggacagatggatagatagatagacagatagatggacagatagatagatagatggacagatagacagacagacagacagacagacagacagatagatagatagatagatagatagatagatagatagatagatagatggacagatggacagatagatggacagatagatagatagatagatgatagatagatagacagacagacagatagatagatagatagatagatagatagatagatagatagatagatagatagatagatagatagatagatagatagatagatagatagatagatagatagatagatagatggacagatggatagatagatagatagatagatagatagatagatagatagatagatagatggatggatggatagatggatagatagatggacagatagatgatagatagatagacagacagacagacagacagacagatagatagatagatagatagatagatagatagatagatagatagatagatagatagatagatagatagatagatagatagatagatagatggatggatggatggatggatggatggatggatggatggatggacggatggatggatagatagacggatggatagatagatagacggatggatagatggatggatggatggatagataggtagatagatagatagatggatagatagatagatagatagatagatagatagatggatagatagatggacagatagatgatagatagatagacagacagacagacagacagacagacagacagatagatagatagatagatagatagatagatagatagatagatagatagatagatagatagatagatagatagatagatagatagatagatagatagatagatagatagatggatggatggatggatggatagacggatggatggatagatagacggatggatagatagatagatagatagatagatggatggatggatggatggatggatggatggatagatagacagatggatggatagatagatagatggatagatggatggatggatggatagatagatggatggatggatagacggacggagggacggacggacggacggacagacagatagatagatagatagaaagatagatagatagatagatagatagatagatagatagatagatagatagatagatagatagatagatagatagatagatagatagatagatagatagatagatggatgaaagtcatcatagcttgcgtagaacagacccagctcccgACCCAACTTTGAGATTAGATTAAcggctgtattttttttaatcgccTGATAAGAGTCTTGCGTTAGCGCAGCGAGcagtatctgtcattcccaagatgaatTGATGCGGTATTAGCTGCAAGAGGAGGCTTTACGCCACAGGTGtcagccagttcctggagggccgcagctctgcacagtttacttccaaccctgatctaacacacctgatcaaactaattgagcgCTTTAGGCTTGTTTGTTGCTTAAAGGATAGATGTGTTGAAGAAGGGCTGGTAGTAAGGTCTGCAGGGCTCCAGCCCTCCGGGAATTGACTTTGAAAGCTCTGctctacaccatactaatgaatatGCGTTCTCTAAAACCAGGTTTCAGTTTCATTATCCAATAATAGAAAAACTTGAGGGCAGATAATTTGG
This window contains:
- the snx20 gene encoding sorting nexin-20; translation: MEEEEKPPNTTANHTGSSASVHLPPHQETLLYNAADADLCFGASCLTTAELQQHWRAVKQEFRSVKLLFDIPSARIISQTISKYVVYQVVVIRSGSYDCERVAIERRYSDFLHLHQELLSDFSEELEDIVFPKKKMSGNFSEEIIAERRVALRDYLTQLYSLRFIRKSQAFQSFFTHQELKSAYDLLRGGRFTRALEGLQKVLVLQEKLSSHDATLVIPTLCAILVCQRDLEDFEAAFETGRKALPTVRRYELRKHQGPLLEALVDLGFSLELPVAQLQDELTRVKDSPCWKETQMSLKELVVQEFV